The Nitrospira tepida genome includes a window with the following:
- a CDS encoding AI-2E family transporter, with product MDKTLSLLTRQQIFGLAFFAILLFLVYQLALMFQPFLLAMVWATVLAHLLYPLYSRLTARLGGRESLAAGILTIGIMLLGVLPLIWMGGVIVREAVVLEKAIRIWVSEGGLERLPEHLSKLPLGGEYLRGWYDRLEAGPDNLEEMLISSAKSLSQFLVGGLTGFVKNVFAFFANALIMIVTLFFFFRDGRDLVAKLYELIPLDSSHKSKIFVRLDLTMRAVVKGVVVTAIVQGLLAGLAYAVLGVPVPVVLMAVTTILAPIPFGGTALVWVPVALWLLWAGPVWKGVALFVWGAGIVSTVDQVLRPLLIGHGAQIPVFLLMFSVLGGLSVYGVIGIFIGPIVVALLLTALQIYREEYHHPTAPAVHSP from the coding sequence TTGGACAAGACCCTCTCCCTCCTCACGCGCCAGCAGATCTTCGGACTCGCGTTTTTCGCGATTCTCCTGTTCCTGGTGTATCAACTCGCGCTGATGTTCCAGCCCTTTCTGCTGGCGATGGTCTGGGCGACCGTGCTCGCCCATCTGCTCTATCCCCTGTACAGCCGCTTGACGGCCCGATTGGGAGGGCGGGAATCCCTGGCGGCCGGCATCCTCACCATCGGTATCATGTTGTTGGGCGTGCTGCCGTTGATCTGGATGGGCGGCGTGATCGTGCGGGAAGCGGTGGTGCTGGAGAAGGCGATCCGGATCTGGGTCAGCGAAGGGGGGCTCGAACGGCTGCCGGAGCATCTTTCCAAACTGCCGCTCGGGGGAGAGTATCTGCGGGGCTGGTACGATCGCCTGGAGGCCGGCCCGGACAATCTTGAGGAGATGCTGATATCGAGCGCGAAGTCGCTCAGTCAATTTCTGGTCGGCGGGTTGACCGGGTTCGTCAAGAATGTCTTTGCGTTTTTTGCGAACGCGCTGATCATGATCGTCACCCTGTTCTTTTTCTTCAGGGACGGGCGCGACCTGGTCGCCAAACTGTATGAGCTGATCCCGCTCGACTCGTCGCACAAGTCGAAGATCTTTGTCCGGCTGGACCTGACCATGCGGGCCGTGGTCAAGGGAGTGGTCGTGACGGCGATCGTGCAGGGACTCTTGGCCGGGCTGGCCTACGCCGTGCTCGGCGTGCCGGTTCCAGTTGTACTGATGGCGGTGACGACGATCCTGGCGCCGATCCCATTCGGCGGCACCGCCCTGGTCTGGGTGCCGGTCGCCCTGTGGCTGCTCTGGGCCGGGCCTGTGTGGAAAGGCGTCGCGCTGTTTGTTTGGGGAGCCGGCATCGTGTCAACGGTGGATCAGGTGCTTCGCCCGCTGCTGATCGGGCACGGCGCCCAGATTCCCGTGTTTCTCCTGATGTTCAGCGTGCTGGGCGGGCTCTCGGTCTATGGAGTCATCGGCATTTTCATCGGCCCGATCGTGGTCGCGCTTCTATTGACCGCCCTGCAGATCTATCGCGAGGAGTATCATCACCCCACGGCCCCCGCCGTCCATTCGCCGTAG